One genomic window of Fusarium fujikuroi IMI 58289 draft genome, chromosome FFUJ_chr01 includes the following:
- a CDS encoding related to polycomb group protein MEDEA yields the protein MASHHLVAIVAGKPDTIDLTGDSDSDYEPHSLAPLNRNNTTTARFTPNFSISSERPSSTNAPVSPPKLNRSTSSIAASQDRQPSASAEPPRPASSVLKLSQKVTTITANSDDAQSMAKLSSVTASNLASRQVTPTPEMDDSKSTQQSKPASPKYQTPKKQEWDVAAVVQKLTQFRQDIKDGHSRMTSYIIESTKPNERRVMTGKNLFAGLVNKPVPSKKGETMRIKSKEHTKLKNNKREDHYSIVRIQTDEERVPRYRFHHVEIKKNILTPNTMLTFVPHLRDLETSEEYKYNVWLQELEDIDRKSGFKPMSREEKVRIAVRSEFASTVLLYLGTWLDKLSIPGCTRSALIRFMASREPDDAITPRQKSDILNSHRPTESTTPPEANKAAHMFTEAFRRVFHQDQHPSKQIELRDVLLLDESVDSIMETKPTAKDGSSTQHENEHDAVEYWLGTYSILGCLICFSHSCEHGEYDAQNCKRTLSILPRLSDTLKRRRRLPYSAADTVNGNGPLSPLCKRNCYRSSPRPVAASIQRPWDEEDHFILRSTVATADRSKVTKDPFCLVAQLLDRDCSDVFNEYQKLNVSMSPVEPANRSQIRTVSWYDRFKKTLIGDWESHTKTHEHQKRELCEPCNHEGPCTSESCICVQHGVLCEKFCGCTVENCAYKFTGCACHSQGKTCLSKGKERPCICVQLNRECDPDVCGRCGVVERADSENADDEVLHSTGCQNCSLQRGQAKSLALGESQLEGVGYGLFTIEDISQDDFIIEYVGELITHDEGVRREARRGDVFDEESNISYVFTLLDNEGIWVDAATYGNLSRYINHASESDKRGCNITPRILYVNGEYRIKFTAMRDIKAGEELFFNYGENFPNLTKKLLDHKVGGKSDQGKKRSRRPNGEGVARKNPKTDKKKPGKGKKRAQAVLDEDDMLADTLGFAPKPLRKRKKGPFEEDSEEEEYHPTGTDASIMETPSDGDSDFGNSAARLRKRARQDGKGAASSHNGKPRGDLKTRGKRGGARPGSGRPRKYPRKLTSAPMLEHPSASESQDREDPEERQIVAADTIVPASLQRPQPVEINDNMEYINLSEERTEESRLLQNQLEEGNDDDDDDEDQDVVVRSRVDRGVRNRRPTAKLRDDGDWLGGSQ from the exons ATGGCCTCTCATCACCTCGTCGCCATCGTCGCAGGAAAACCTGACACCATCGACTTGACAGGAGACAGTGATTCAGACTACGAACCACATTCTCTGGCGCCTCTGAATCGCAACAACACTACTACAGCGCGCTTCACCCCCAATTTTTCTATCTCAAGTGAGcgcccatcatcaaccaatGCTCCCGTCAGCCCGCCCAAGTTGAATAGATCTACGAGCTCTATCGCCGCCAGCCAGGATAGACAACCCTCCGCTTCTGCTGAGCCGCCACGCCCAGCATCTTCAGTACTCAAACTGAGCCAGAAGGTGACCACGATAACGGCTAATTCTGATGACGCCCAAAGTATGGCAAAGCTGTCTAGTGTTACAGCCTCCAACTTGGCATCTCGTCAGGTGACGCCCACGCCTGAAATGGACGATTCAAAATCAACGCAACAGAGCAAACCGGCATCTCCTAAATATCAAACGCCTAAAAAGCAGGAATGGGATGTCGCTGCTGTTGTCCAGAAGCTGACACAGTTTCGCCAAGATATCAAGGATGGACACAGTCGCATGACCTCTTATATCATTGAGTCCACCAAGCCTAATGAACGTCGTGTTATGACAGGCAAAAACCTCTTCGCCGGACTTGTAAACAAACCTGTCCCGTCCAAGAAGGGAGAAACGATGAGAATCAAATCCAAA GAACACACGAAGCTTAAGAACAACAAACGAGAGGATCACTACAGCATCGTACGCATCCAGACAGATGAAGAGCGTGTCCCAAGATACCGCTTTCATCACGTAGAAATCAAAAAGAATATTCTTACTCCCAACACAATGCTAACCTTTGTACCCCACTTGAGGGATCTTGAGACCTCGGAGGAGTACAAATACAATGTTTGGTTGCAAGAATTGGAGGACATTGACCGCAAATCTGGTTTCAAGCCTATGAGTCGTGAGGAGAAAGTGCGCATAGCAGTGCGCTCCGAATTTGCATCGACTGTCTTGTTATATCTTGGCACTTGGCTCGACAAGCTCTCAATACCTGGCTGTACCAGATCAGCTCTTATTCGCTTCATGGCAAGTCGAGAGCCTGACGATGCGATCACGCCCCGACAAAAATCAGACATTCTCAACTCACATCGCCCTACCGAGTCCACCACACCACCCGAGGCAAACAAAGCCGCCCACATGTTCACGGAAGCATTCCGCCGTGTGTTTCACCAGGACCAACACCCAAGCAAGCAGATTGAGCTCCGCGATGTCTTGCTTTTGGATGAGTCAGTCGACAGCATCATGGAAACCAAGCCCACAGCCAAGGATGGCTCCAGCACACAGCACGAAAACGAGCATGATGCTGTCGAGTATTGGCTGGGAACTTATTCAATTCTTGGTTGCCTTATCTGCTTCAGTCATTCCTGTGAGCACGGCGAATACGATGCCCAGAATTGCAAGCGCACCCTTTCGATTCTTCCCCGTCTTTCGGATACTCTGAAGCGGCGACGTCGCCTCCCCTACAGTGCAGCTGATACGGTTAATGGCAATGGCCCTTTATCCCCACTCTGCAAACGTAACTGCTATCGAAGCTCGCCCCGGCCTGTTGCTGCCTCAATCCAGAGGCCatgggatgaagaagaccatTTTATCCTACGATCTACGGTTGCGACCGCCGACCGCAGCAAGGTTACGAAAGATCCCTTCTGCTTGGTTGCCCAGCTCCTTGACCGGGATTGCAGCGACGTATTTAATGAATATCAAAAGCTGAATGTGTCCATGTCTCCAGTAGAGCCAGCTAACAGATCGCAAATTCGGACCGTCAGCTGGTATGATCGTTTCAAAAAGACGCTCATCGGCGACTGGGAATCTCACACCAAAACCCACGAACATCAAAAACGCGAACTCTGCGAACCTTGTAATCACGAAGGGCCTTGTACTTCGGAAAGTTGTATTTGCGTTCAGCATGGTGTTCTATGCGAGAAGTTCTGCGGCTGTACGGTGGAAAACTGCGCCTACAAATTCACAGGCTGTGCCTGCCACTCGCAAGGCAAAACTTGCCTCTcaaaaggaaaggaaaggccATGCATCTGTGTGCAGCTGAACCGCGAATGCGATCCAGATGTTTGTGGCCGATGTGGGGTGGTTGAGAGAGCCGATTCTGAgaatgctgatgatgaagttctTCATTCTACCGGCTGTCAAAACTGTTCGCTGCAGCGGGGCCAGGCGAAGAGCCTCGCTCTAGGAGAGAGTCAACTTGAGGGAGTCGGGTATGGGTTATTCACTATCGAGGATATTTCACAGGACGATTTCATCATCGAATATGTAGGTGAACTGATCACCCACGACGAAGGAGTGCGACGAGAAGCCAGACGTGGCGACGTGTTTGACGAAGAATCAAACATTTCGTACGTCTTTACTCTGTTAGACAACGAAGGTATTTGGGTGGACGCTGCGACATATGGTAATTTGAGTCGCTACATCAACCACGCATCAGAGAGTGACAAGCGCGGATGCAACATTACCCCACGAATCCTTTACGTCAATGGCGAATACCGCATCAAGTTTACAGCCATGCGGGATATCAAAGCTGGAGAGGAATTGTTCTTCAATTATGGTGAAAACTTCCCCAACCTGACAAAGAAGCTGCTCGACCATAAGGTGGGAGGGAAGTCTGACCAGGGTAAAAAACGATCGCGACGGCCCAACGGAGAAGGGGTCGCACGGAAGAATCCAAAGACggataagaagaagcccGGAAAGGGAAAGAAGCGTGCCCAAGCAGTTCTCGATGAAGACGATATGCTAGCGGATACGCTTGGTTTCGCTCCGAAGCCTCTGCGTAAGCGCAAGAAGGGCCCATTTGAGGAGGactcagaagaagaagagtatCACCCGACTGGCACTGATGCCTCTATCATGGAAACACCTTCCGATGGAGATTCGGATTTTGGAAATTCAGCAGCAAGACTGCGAAAACGAGCGCGACAAGATGGCAAGGGAGCAGCGTCGAGCCATAATGGCAAACCACGAGGAGATCTAAAGACACGCGGCAAAAGAGGGGGCGCCAGACCAGGAAGTGGTCGGCCGAGAAAGTATCCACGAAAGCTGACTTCAGCTCCGATGTTGGAGCATCCTTCGGCCTCTGAATCGCAAGATCGAGAGGATCCAGAAGAACGCCAGATCGTGGCTGCAGACACCATCGTGCCAGCTTCACTGCAACGGCCACAGCCAGTGGAAATCAACGACAACATGGAATATATCAATCTTTCAGAGGAACGCACTGAAGAATCCAGGCTGCTTCAGAACCAACTAGAGGAgggcaatgatgatgacgatgacgacgaagaccaAGATGTGGTTGTGCGGTCGCGCGTTGATCGAGGTGTGAGAAACCGGCGCCCAACAGCAAAGTTAAGAGATGACGGAGACTGGTTAGGCGGGAGTCAATAA
- a CDS encoding related to endoplasmic reticulum 25 kDa transmembrane protein has translation MTLYYTLVFMLLVFEMALFMLLIVPMPFNVKRKIFTFISENPVVAKIQYWMKITFVFILILFIDSVNRVYRVQLELAAASEQSKQGGGAAVMGHERLEVQARKFYSQRNMYLCGFTLFLSLILNRTYVMILEVMRLEDKVRDYEGTKSNTKEAEKLAVAGKPGELARLRKELEQKDQDLKTLKKQSEQLHKSYDELSDKYAATQQTGESRKGI, from the exons ATGACGCTCTACTATACCCTC GTCTTTATGCTTCTCGTCTTCGAGATGGCGCTTTTCATGCTCCTAATCGTCCCCATGCCCTTCAACGTTAAGCGCAAGATCTTCAC CTTCATCTCCGAGAACCCTGTGGTCGCGAAGATTCAATACTGGATGAAGATCACCTTTGTCTTTATCCTAATTCTCTTTATCGACAGTGTCAACCGTGTCTACCGCGTCCAGCTCGAGctcgccgccgcctccgAACAGTCCAAGCAGGGAGGAGG TGCCGCCGTTATGGGCCACGAGCGCCTCGAAGTCCAAGCCCGCAAGTTCTACTCCCAGCGCAACATGTACCTTTGTGGCTTCACCCTCTTCCTTTCGCTCATCCTTAACCGCACCTACGTTATGATCCTCGAGGTGATGCGTCTGGAGGACAAGGTCCGCGATTACGAGGGTACTAAGAGCAATACcaaggaggctgagaagcttgcCGTTGCCGGCAAGCCCGGTGAGCTTGCTCGCCTTCGAAAGGAGCTTGAGCAGAAGGACCAGGACCTCAAGaccctgaagaagcagagcgaGCAGCTCCACAAGAGCTACGATGAGCTCAGCGACAAGTACGCTGCTACCCAACAAACTGGCGAGTCCAGAAAGGGCATCTAA
- a CDS encoding related to 6-hydroxy-D-nicotine oxidase has translation MTQTKFSSLRNKLVQGRLLLPGDEGFDESLQRWSLTCVKPAAAVAQPRTAEETSEVVKFATSNGIKFNVKGGGHSTSQTSCAPSPEGMVLDLSLMRDVSVDTEANTVSFGGGCLWKDVDEALWTKGLATVGGTVSHTGVGGLILHGGYGILSGIHGLAIDVLLSCQVVLADGSIVTASSTENADLFWALRGAGSSFGVVTQFTSKIFPQGDIWGGMAFLPPTALPAVIKFLNHWGETNDGTQIFLTGYTYAPPGPDPNAPRPLVVLVQMAQVGPSPEEDGLKYFAPILELEALMKQVGPMPYPMINQGADEVFAKGSRYLFGGANFTLPMELSTAESIRDKFTGFVEDTPGTEGSVVMIECIPQKTIRTIPVESTSFNSRGNYYNVGINYKWMDEGLDAKIRQFNRGFQKSIRELGYDDKALSDGIGHYLNYVSTDTISAEEAFGSNSERLRGLKKQYDPNNVFDKLWKLVGKVEDNNWIA, from the exons ATGACCCAAACCAAGTTCTCGTCGTTGCGCAACAAGCTAGTTCAGGGACGGCTTCTACTCCCCGGAGACGAAGGATTCGACGAGAGCCTCCAACGATGGAGTCTCACCTGTGTAAAGCCTGCT GCCGCTGTAGCCCAACCCAGAACTGCTGAAGAAACCAGTGAGGTTGTCAAGTTTGCAACATCTAATGGCATCAAATTCAATGTCAAAGGAGGTGGCCATAGTACCTCGCAAACGTCTTGCGCTCCATCACCCGAGGGCATGGTCCTGGATCTCTCTCTTATGCGCGATGTCTCGGTAGACACCGAGGCAAACACTGTCTCCTTCGGAGGAGGCTGCTTATGGAAAGACGTTGACGAGGCACTCTGGACTAAGGGCCTGGCTACCGTTGGCGGAACTGTCAGCCATACTGGCGTTGGAGGACTCATCCTGCATGGCGGCTATGGCATCTTGTCTGGTATTCACGGTCTGGCCATCGACGTCTTGCTTTCATGTCAAGTCGTCCTAGCCGATGGAAGCATCGTGACCGCATCCTCCACCGAGAACGCAGACCTCTTTTGGGCTCTTCGAGGCGCCGGCAGCAGCTTTGGTGTGGTTACCCAATTCACCAGCAAGATATTCCCGCAAGGTGATATCTGGGGTGGCATGGCTTTCCTCCCTCCCACGGCTCTGCCTGCAGTGATCAAGTTTCTCAACCACTGGGGAGAGACAAACGACGGCACCCAAATCTTCCTCACAGGCTACACTTATGCTCCCCCTGGCCCAGATCCCAATGCGCCCAGGCCCCTCGTTGTCCTGGTTCAGATGGCCCAGGTTGGGCCTAGTCCAGAGGAAGACGGCCTGAAATATTTCGCTCCCATACTAGAGCTCGAGGCATTGATGAAGCAAGTTGGGCCTATGCCATATCCTATGATCAACCAGGGCGCAGATGAGGTCTTTGCAAAGGGCAGTCGATACCTTTTTGGTGGCGCCAACTTCACCCTTCCCATGGAGCTTTCCACCGCCGAATCAATCCGTGATAAATTCACGGGGTTTGTCGAGGATACGCCGGGTACCGAGGGCTCGGTTGTCATGATAGAGTGCATTCCCCAGAAAACCATCCGGACGATTCCTGTCGAGTCAACCTCCTTCAACTCACGAGGTAACTACTACAATGTTGGTATCAATTACAAGTGGATGGATGAGGGTCTTGATGCCAAAATTCGCCAGTTCAATCGTGGGTTCCAGAAGTCGATTCGCGAGCTTGGATACGACGACAAGGCCTTGTCAGATGGCATCGGTCACTATCTGAACTATGTGAGCACTGACACCATCTCGGCTGAAGAGGCATTTGGCTCAAACTCGGAGCGCTTGAGGGGGCTGAAGAAGCAGTATGATCCAAACAATGTCTTTGACAAGCTGTGGAAACTGGTTGGTAAGGTTGAGGATAACAACTGGATTGCCTGA